A stretch of DNA from Staphylococcus sp. KG4-3:
CTAATTTGTTGTTCATTATCAACACCTTCAGGTATTGTCACATTGATTTTAACATTTTTGTTTTCAGTGCCTTTTCCGTGACATGTTGGACATGGTTCTTCAAATTCTTGACCTGAGCCACTACATACTGGACAAACTTTTTCAGTTCTAACTCGACCAAGTATTGTATTTTGTTCAACAGAAACATGACCAGCACCACTACAATAATGACATGTTTTTTTCTTAGTGCCAGGTTTAGCACCTTCACCATCGCATGTGTGACAAGTAACATCTTTACGTATTGAAATTTCTTTCTCGCTACCAAAAACTGCTTCATCAAAAGTAACAGTCATCGTATATTGTAGATCGTCACCTTTTCTTGGCGCGTTTGGATCACGTTGTTGTCTGCCGCCTCCGAAGAACGAACTGAAAATATCTTCGAAACCGCCGCCTCCGAATCCGCTAAAGTCTTGGCCACCAAATCCTTGACCACCAAATCCACCTTGTGGTCCGTCATGGCCAAATTGGTCATAATTAGCACGTTTGTTGTCATCGCTTAAAATTTCGTATGCTTCTGAGATCTCTTTAAACTTCTCGTCTGCACCTTCTTCTTTATTTATGTCAGGATGGTATTTCTTTGATAATTTACGATAAGCCTTTTTAATTTCATCTTTAGAAGCGCTTTTACTAACACCTAAGACTTCATAATAATCTCTTTTGGCCACTGTTATCTCTCCTTTTACGGTTTTATTAAATCTTTTATAAAAAAGGAAAAAGTCAAAGCCAATGTTCAATTGACTTTGACTTAATTTGGCTAAGCAATTGTGTCATATATTTCTATCAATAACAATTAATTAGTCCATGACTACACTTATTTTTGCTTATCTTCGTTGTCGTCATCTTTAACTTCTGTGAAATCTGCATCTTCAACATTGCTATCTTGAGAAGCGTTTGCATCTTCACCTTGAGCTTGTTGTTGAGCTTGTGCAGCTTGTTCGTAAACTTTAGTTGATAAGTCTTGAACAACTTGTTCTAATTCTTCTTTTTTAGCTTTGATATCTTCTATATCTTCGCCTTCAAGCGCAGATTTTAATGCTTCTTTTTTATCTTCAGCATTTGTTTTATCTTCTTCGCTGATATTTTCACCTAAATCAGTGATTGTTTTTTCAACTTGGAATACTAAACTATCTGCTTCATTTCTCAAATCACTTTCTTCGCGACGTTTTTTATCTGCTTCCGCATTTTCTTCAGCATCTTTAACCATGCGATCAATTTCATCGTCTGAAAGCGCTGAGCTTGATTGTATTGTAATGTTTTGTTCTTTGTTAGTACCTAAGTCTTTTGCAGTAACGTTTACAATACCATTTTTATCAATATCGAATGTAACTTCGATTTGAGGTACACCACGAGGAGCTGCTGGGATATCAGTTAATTGGAATCTACCAAGTGTCTTGTTATCCGCTGCCATTGGGCGTTCACCTTGTAATACATGGATATCAACTGCTGGTTGGTTATCTGCAGCTGTAGAGTATACTTGTGATTTTGATGTTGGAATTGTAGTATTTCTTTCAATTAGTGTGTTCATACGTCCACCCATAATCTCAATACCTAATGATAATGGTGTAACGTCTAATAATACTACGTCTTTAACATCACCTGTGATAACGCCACCTTGAATTGCTGCACCCATTGCTACTACTTCATCAGGGTTAACACCTTTATGAGGGTCTTTACCTACTTCTTTTTTCACTGCGTCTTGTACTGCAGGGATTCTTGTAGAACCACCAACTAAGATAACTTCATCGATGTCAGAGCTAGATAAACCAGCGTCTTTCATTGCTTGACGAGTTGGTTCCATAGTTCTTCTGATTAATGAATCTGCTAATTCTTCAAATTTAGAACGAGTTAATGTAAGTTCTAAATGTAATGGACCGCTTTCCCCAGCTGAGATGAATGGTAATGAAATTTGTGTTTGAGAAACACCAGACAAGTCTTTTTTAGCTTTTTCAGCAGCATCTTTAAGACGTTGTAAAGCCATTTTATCTTTTGATAAATCTACACTATTTTCTTTTTTGAACTCTGCAACTAAGTGATCAATAATTACTTGGTCAAAGTCGTCCCCACCAAGTTTATTATCACCTGCTGTTGAAAGTACTTCAAATACGCCGTCACCTAATTCAAGGATTGATACGTCGAAAGTACCGCCACCTAAGTCAAATACAAGAACTTTTTGATCTTGTTCTGTTTTGTCTAAACCGTAAGCTAATGCAGCTGCAGTTGGTTCGTTAATAATACGTTCAACTTCTAAACCAGCAATTTTACCAGCATCTTTAGTAGCTTGGCGTTCACTGTCATTGAAGTATGCAGGAACTGTAATAACAGCTTTATCTACGCTTTCGCCTAAGTAATCTTCTGCTGTACTTTTAAGGTTTTGTAATACCATTGCTGAAATTTCTTGTGGTGTATATGATTTACCTTCAACGTCTACTTTGTAATCTGTACCCATGTGACGTTTGATAGATTGAATTGTATTAGGGTTAGTGATTGCTTGACGCTTAGCAACTTCACCTACTTGAGTTTCATCATTTTTAAATGCAACTACAGATGGTGTTGTTCTAGCACCTTCAGGATTTTGAATTACTTTTGGCTCATCGCCTTCTAATACTGCAATACATGAATTTGTTGTACCTAAGTCAATACCTATTACTTTACTCATAAATAAATTCCTCCTGTTATGTTTGAAAATTTGGTGTTTTCAACAATAAAATAATTTATTGATTTACTTTAACCATTGAAGGTCTTAAAATTCTTTCTTTCAATTTATAACCACTTTGTAGCTCTTGAGTAATTTGTCCAGATTCGAAATCAGGATTATCATCTTGAACTACAGCTTGGTGGAAGTTAGGATCAAATTGTTGACCTTCAGTTTCTATTTTTTCTAAACCATTATTTTTCAATGCATTTAATAAGCTTTCATGAACCATTTCCACACCTTTTTTAAGTGATTTAAACTGTTCATCTTCGCCATCAATTTGTAAAGCACGTTCAATGTTATCTATTGTTGGTAAGATATCATTTAAAACATCTTGTGCTTTATACTCTTTCATTGTCTGGTTTTCTTTTTGAATTCTACGCTTATAGTTTTCAAATTCAGCGTATAATCTTAAATATTTTTCTTCATTTTCTTGAACATCTTTTTTCAATTGTTGAATTTCTTCATCTTTAGGATCTACGTCTTCTGAGATATTTTGTGAATCGTCCTCCTGCAGATTATCTTGTGATGTTTCTGTAGTTTCATCAGTGTTTTCAACCGTATTTTCTTCTGAAGTTTGTTCATTTACATCTTCGTTTTGGTCGAAAACTGATTCATTTTTTTCTGTCATTGTCTGCCCTCCAATACAATTGTTAATTACCAAATCGTATTTAGTAATCTGATTACGTTCTGATAATTCATTGCCGTTGGTCCGATAACCGCAATTTGACCTTTAAGTCTATCATCAATGTGATATTCACTTGTAACGATTGAAATATCACTTAAACTTGATTCAATTTCATGACCAATTTTGACATTAATAGCTGAATTAGACATTTCATCAAGTAATTGTGTGATTTTATTCGATTCTATATATTGTAGAATCGGTTGAATTGATGATACGTTCGTTTCATTCAACGCATCTATGAGTTTAACCTTTCCGCCCATAAAAATGCCATTACTTTGATTATCAAAATGAATATCTATTGTATTCAACATGTCTTTTATAAAATCTTTTTCAATATCTGATTTCACAAAAGTATTCAAGTCGTTTTCAAAATGATGATCGTTCCACTCGTTATATTTAGCAGTAACAAAATTAGAAACATTTGTAAGTTCATTATTTGATAATGGAACTTGAGATGCTAAATGTAAGTTTTCAACATGACCTGATGAGAATACAACAACCATTATAACCAAATAAGCATTTGCTCTAAACAAATGAATGTTATTAATAATATCTTTTTTATGATTTGGACGCATTACCAACGTTGTATACTGAGATTGATTTGAAAGTTCATTTGCAAAATCACTGAGTGAAGTCGCAATATCATAATGGTTTTCAACTAATAAATCTCTCAAACGTTGAATTTTAGTTTGTTGTTGATGAGATGTTTCTTGTAATAATTGATTCACATAATATCTGATACCTGATTCTGAAGGATATCGTCCTGACGACGTGTGCGTCTTCTCTATTAGTTCAA
This window harbors:
- the dnaJ gene encoding molecular chaperone DnaJ yields the protein MAKRDYYEVLGVSKSASKDEIKKAYRKLSKKYHPDINKEEGADEKFKEISEAYEILSDDNKRANYDQFGHDGPQGGFGGQGFGGQDFSGFGGGGFEDIFSSFFGGGRQQRDPNAPRKGDDLQYTMTVTFDEAVFGSEKEISIRKDVTCHTCDGEGAKPGTKKKTCHYCSGAGHVSVEQNTILGRVRTEKVCPVCSGSGQEFEEPCPTCHGKGTENKNVKINVTIPEGVDNEQQIRLAGEGAPGENGGPQGDLYIVFRVKPSEKYERDGDDIYYSLDVSIAQATLGDEVKVPTLNGSVMLTIPAGTQTDKQFRLKEKGIKNVHGYGYGDLFINIKVVTPTKVSERQKELLREFAEIDGEEISEQPSNFRDKAKRFFKGE
- the dnaK gene encoding molecular chaperone DnaK is translated as MSKVIGIDLGTTNSCIAVLEGDEPKVIQNPEGARTTPSVVAFKNDETQVGEVAKRQAITNPNTIQSIKRHMGTDYKVDVEGKSYTPQEISAMVLQNLKSTAEDYLGESVDKAVITVPAYFNDSERQATKDAGKIAGLEVERIINEPTAAALAYGLDKTEQDQKVLVFDLGGGTFDVSILELGDGVFEVLSTAGDNKLGGDDFDQVIIDHLVAEFKKENSVDLSKDKMALQRLKDAAEKAKKDLSGVSQTQISLPFISAGESGPLHLELTLTRSKFEELADSLIRRTMEPTRQAMKDAGLSSSDIDEVILVGGSTRIPAVQDAVKKEVGKDPHKGVNPDEVVAMGAAIQGGVITGDVKDVVLLDVTPLSLGIEIMGGRMNTLIERNTTIPTSKSQVYSTAADNQPAVDIHVLQGERPMAADNKTLGRFQLTDIPAAPRGVPQIEVTFDIDKNGIVNVTAKDLGTNKEQNITIQSSSALSDDEIDRMVKDAEENAEADKKRREESDLRNEADSLVFQVEKTITDLGENISEEDKTNAEDKKEALKSALEGEDIEDIKAKKEELEQVVQDLSTKVYEQAAQAQQQAQGEDANASQDSNVEDADFTEVKDDDNEDKQK
- the grpE gene encoding nucleotide exchange factor GrpE, with amino-acid sequence MTEKNESVFDQNEDVNEQTSEENTVENTDETTETSQDNLQEDDSQNISEDVDPKDEEIQQLKKDVQENEEKYLRLYAEFENYKRRIQKENQTMKEYKAQDVLNDILPTIDNIERALQIDGEDEQFKSLKKGVEMVHESLLNALKNNGLEKIETEGQQFDPNFHQAVVQDDNPDFESGQITQELQSGYKLKERILRPSMVKVNQ
- the hrcA gene encoding heat-inducible transcriptional repressor HrcA, yielding MISDRQLSILNAIVEDYVDLGQPIGSKTLIERHKLNVSPATIRNEMKQLELLELIEKTHTSSGRYPSESGIRYYVNQLLQETSHQQQTKIQRLRDLLVENHYDIATSLSDFANELSNQSQYTTLVMRPNHKKDIINNIHLFRANAYLVIMVVVFSSGHVENLHLASQVPLSNNELTNVSNFVTAKYNEWNDHHFENDLNTFVKSDIEKDFIKDMLNTIDIHFDNQSNGIFMGGKVKLIDALNETNVSSIQPILQYIESNKITQLLDEMSNSAINVKIGHEIESSLSDISIVTSEYHIDDRLKGQIAVIGPTAMNYQNVIRLLNTIW